The following are encoded together in the Planctobacterium marinum genome:
- the rplT gene encoding 50S ribosomal protein L20, with protein sequence MARVKRGTIARARHKKVLKAAKGYYGARSRVYRVAFQAVTKAGQYAYRDRRQRKRQFRQLWIARINAAARSNGMSYSRFINGLKKASVEIDRKILADIAVHDKAAFTALVNAAKGALA encoded by the coding sequence ATGGCAAGAGTAAAACGCGGTACTATCGCACGTGCTCGTCACAAAAAAGTATTAAAAGCTGCAAAAGGTTATTACGGTGCACGTTCACGTGTATATCGCGTAGCCTTCCAGGCGGTTACAAAAGCAGGTCAATATGCTTATCGTGACCGTCGTCAGCGCAAGCGTCAATTCCGTCAATTGTGGATTGCACGTATCAACGCTGCAGCACGTTCTAACGGTATGTCGTACAGCCGTTTTATTAATGGTCTGAAAAAAGCTTCTGTAGAAATCGATCGCAAAATTTTGGCGGATATTGCGGTACACGATAAAGCAGCTTTCACAGCATTAGTAAACGCCGCTAAAGGCGCATTAGCTTAA
- a CDS encoding peptidylprolyl isomerase — MTTIKTTLLLFLSCFLLFSGSAFAQEFRDIADDKLFIIETGEGKVYVELAPEFAPKHVERIIQLSRSKQYQGTEFYRVIDGFVAQAGPGGKQNLTLAPLQLEALSSKNSDYTLVQSNDLFAPFTAFSKGFAIALNQEKSEYWLTHCPGVVAMARGNDPHSATSDFYITIGQAPRYLDRIMTIFGRVVYGMDVVQRTKRGVTGENGLFPNQQQPTKILATYLASELPEKHRPGIRVEKTEGGVFEQKLQARKNRNHAFFFEKPPAVLDVCQVPLAVEFEAPETPN, encoded by the coding sequence ATGACAACAATAAAAACTACATTGTTACTATTTTTGAGCTGCTTTCTACTTTTTTCAGGTAGCGCTTTTGCTCAAGAATTCAGAGACATTGCAGATGATAAACTATTTATTATCGAGACAGGCGAAGGCAAGGTTTATGTCGAACTAGCCCCTGAGTTTGCGCCAAAGCATGTGGAGCGGATAATTCAATTAAGCCGCAGTAAACAGTATCAGGGAACGGAGTTTTATCGAGTGATTGACGGCTTCGTGGCTCAGGCAGGCCCGGGAGGCAAGCAAAACCTGACCTTGGCACCACTGCAACTTGAAGCGTTAAGCAGCAAAAATTCAGACTATACCCTTGTCCAGAGTAATGACTTGTTTGCCCCATTTACGGCATTTAGCAAGGGTTTCGCTATCGCCCTCAATCAAGAAAAATCAGAATATTGGCTAACTCACTGCCCCGGAGTAGTGGCCATGGCAAGAGGCAACGATCCCCACTCTGCCACCAGTGATTTTTATATAACTATTGGTCAAGCCCCTAGATACCTGGATCGCATCATGACCATCTTTGGCCGGGTAGTTTATGGTATGGATGTAGTACAACGCACTAAACGTGGTGTTACTGGAGAAAACGGTTTATTCCCAAACCAGCAGCAACCCACGAAAATTCTGGCAACGTATTTAGCCAGTGAATTACCCGAAAAACACAGGCCTGGTATTCGCGTTGAAAAAACTGAAGGGGGTGTGTTTGAACAAAAACTACAGGCTCGTAAAAACCGTAATCACGCATTCTTCTTCGAAAAACCACCCGCAGTATTGGATGTATGTCAGGTGCCTCTCGCGGTTGAGTTTGAAGCACCTGAAACACCTAATTAA
- a CDS encoding ribbon-helix-helix domain-containing protein, which yields MPFTSLKRKLPVSEKRNLSLDAFIDDAERYAAGLDNVYPIVQGKIQLKESKKKLRATFSLSCEAKQKLDLCSQKTGIARSRLIRIWLEGLDEEQLQAQYCQSEVE from the coding sequence ATGCCATTTACCAGCCTAAAGCGCAAGTTGCCTGTCTCTGAAAAACGAAATCTGTCGCTGGATGCGTTTATCGATGACGCTGAGCGTTATGCTGCAGGATTGGATAATGTATACCCGATAGTGCAAGGGAAAATTCAACTAAAAGAGAGTAAAAAGAAACTGCGGGCGACATTTTCACTGTCATGTGAGGCAAAGCAAAAGTTAGATTTGTGCTCGCAAAAGACAGGTATTGCTCGTTCCAGGTTAATTCGTATTTGGCTGGAAGGATTAGATGAAGAGCAATTACAAGCTCAATACTGCCAGAGTGAAGTGGAATAG
- a CDS encoding AAA family ATPase: MIIAVGGEKGGSGKSCLAQNIAVYIRHALSDSILLVDCDPQRTTSSWVQERNDNPDVPKINCIQLFGKVREELLSLSRHYEYMVIDCGGQDNLALRSALAVAQHVLVPIRPKRRDLKTVAHMEDIISTCKMANPHMNMAFVLTQCPALPTMVNRIIEAKEVCESYDLAVLNAITYSRNIYDDSEEDGMSVFERDPNGKAAAEIRAVFNELIDLKAKENVHAIYQPKAQVACL, translated from the coding sequence ATGATTATTGCAGTAGGTGGAGAAAAGGGCGGTAGCGGTAAAAGCTGCCTGGCACAAAACATAGCCGTTTATATTCGGCATGCACTGAGTGATTCTATTCTTTTGGTTGATTGTGATCCGCAGCGCACTACTTCCAGTTGGGTGCAGGAGCGTAACGACAACCCTGATGTCCCGAAAATTAATTGTATTCAGTTATTTGGCAAGGTGCGTGAAGAATTGCTGAGCCTTAGCCGACACTATGAATATATGGTTATTGACTGTGGTGGACAGGATAACTTAGCCCTGCGCTCAGCGCTTGCGGTCGCGCAGCATGTTCTGGTGCCTATCAGACCAAAACGTCGCGATTTAAAAACCGTGGCCCATATGGAGGACATTATCAGTACCTGCAAGATGGCAAATCCCCACATGAATATGGCATTTGTTTTGACTCAGTGCCCGGCATTACCAACGATGGTAAACCGTATCATTGAGGCGAAAGAGGTGTGTGAGTCTTATGATTTGGCCGTGTTAAATGCCATTACTTACAGCCGAAACATATATGATGACAGTGAAGAGGATGGTATGTCGGTGTTTGAACGCGATCCCAATGGCAAAGCTGCAGCAGAGATCCGCGCCGTGTTTAATGAATTAATCGACCTTAAAGCAAAGGAGAATGTGCATGCCATTTACCAGCCTAAAGCGCAAGTTGCCTGTCTCTGA
- a CDS encoding hydroxymethylglutaryl-CoA reductase has product MKVADRIPRNGKTNYTHEMAKKRRDFLTEKTGEALEHTGQFSIDPACLPGNIENFIGVVQMPLGVAGPITINGEHAQGDFYIPLATTEGTLVASYSRGMRVISESGGCKTTVVEQYMQRAPAFIFNDAQEARAFGDWVKANFDTIREVAESTTSIGKLVNIQQWSVAKMRYLRFNYTTGDAAGQNMVGKATLAACEWIIANYQTPTRYLLSGNMDTDKKHSHLNMLGSRGKRVIAEVVIKRDILMRYMHTDTVAMARACVMANTGAMMAGAAYNGPHSANGIASLFIATGQDEANVVESHAGILSHELLDNGDLYLAVTLPSLICATYGGGTGLPTQKECLNLLGCYGKGKANKFAEIVAATVLAGDISLGCAVIAGDWVTSHDKYGRNRD; this is encoded by the coding sequence ATGAAAGTAGCAGATCGCATCCCCAGGAATGGGAAAACCAACTATACCCATGAAATGGCGAAAAAACGCCGGGATTTTCTAACTGAGAAAACAGGGGAGGCTCTGGAACATACGGGACAATTTAGTATTGATCCGGCATGTTTACCCGGCAATATCGAAAATTTCATTGGTGTGGTACAGATGCCGCTTGGCGTTGCCGGGCCAATCACTATCAATGGCGAGCACGCACAAGGTGATTTTTATATACCGCTTGCGACAACCGAAGGCACGCTGGTTGCCAGTTACAGTCGCGGTATGCGGGTAATTAGTGAATCTGGTGGTTGTAAAACCACGGTGGTAGAACAGTATATGCAACGCGCCCCGGCATTCATCTTTAATGATGCACAAGAGGCAAGGGCCTTTGGGGATTGGGTCAAAGCAAACTTTGACACCATCAGAGAGGTTGCAGAGTCTACTACCAGTATTGGAAAGTTGGTGAATATTCAGCAGTGGTCAGTAGCCAAGATGCGTTATTTGCGTTTTAACTACACAACAGGTGATGCTGCCGGACAAAACATGGTAGGCAAGGCAACACTTGCCGCATGTGAATGGATTATTGCCAACTATCAAACACCAACCCGTTATTTGTTGTCGGGAAACATGGATACTGACAAGAAGCACAGTCATTTGAATATGTTGGGCTCCAGGGGTAAGCGGGTGATTGCAGAAGTTGTCATCAAACGAGATATATTGATGCGTTACATGCACACTGATACCGTTGCTATGGCCCGAGCCTGCGTTATGGCCAATACCGGGGCCATGATGGCCGGTGCTGCCTATAATGGTCCTCATTCTGCTAATGGCATTGCTTCGCTATTTATCGCCACAGGTCAAGATGAGGCCAACGTGGTTGAGTCTCATGCGGGCATTCTTTCTCATGAGCTATTGGACAATGGCGACCTTTATCTTGCGGTTACTTTGCCATCACTAATCTGCGCCACCTACGGCGGTGGAACAGGGTTGCCAACCCAAAAAGAATGTCTGAATTTGCTGGGCTGTTACGGCAAAGGCAAAGCCAATAAATTTGCTGAGATAGTGGCCGCAACGGTGCTGGCAGGTGACATCTCCTTGGGCTGTGCGGTGATAGCGGGTGACTGGGTAACCAGTCACGACAAGTATGGCCGAAATCGCGATTAA
- the pheS gene encoding phenylalanine--tRNA ligase subunit alpha — MDLEAIVNKAQEEIASCNSVNALDEIRVNYMGKKGELTALLKGLGKVAPEERPAMGQRINEAKQQVQQAIHARGEALKEAELNAKLANESIDVTLPGKKTDLGGLHPVTRTIKRIERFFGDLGFEVKSGPEVEDGFHNFDALNIPAHHPARADHDTFYFNPDVMLRTQTSGVQIRTMEVEQPPLRIISPGRVYRNDYDQTHTPMFHQVEGLMVDKNVNFAELKGILHDFLRNFFEQDLQVRFRPSYFPFTEPSAEVDVMGENGKWLEVLGCGMVHPNVLKAVNIDPEEYTGFAFGMGVERLTMLRYGVTDLRAFFENDLRFLKQFK; from the coding sequence ATGGATCTCGAAGCCATAGTGAATAAAGCGCAGGAAGAAATTGCGTCTTGTAATAGCGTTAATGCGCTAGACGAAATCCGTGTTAACTACATGGGTAAAAAGGGCGAATTAACCGCACTATTGAAAGGTCTGGGCAAAGTTGCACCAGAAGAACGTCCTGCCATGGGACAACGCATCAATGAAGCAAAGCAACAGGTTCAGCAAGCCATTCATGCTCGCGGCGAAGCGCTTAAAGAGGCAGAACTAAATGCCAAGCTGGCCAATGAGTCCATTGATGTCACCTTGCCAGGTAAGAAAACGGATCTCGGTGGTTTACACCCGGTGACTCGCACCATCAAGCGTATTGAACGATTTTTTGGTGATTTGGGTTTTGAAGTTAAATCCGGACCTGAAGTGGAAGACGGTTTTCACAATTTTGATGCCTTAAATATCCCGGCTCATCATCCTGCTCGTGCAGATCACGATACCTTTTATTTTAATCCGGACGTTATGTTGCGTACGCAAACTTCAGGCGTACAAATCAGAACGATGGAAGTAGAGCAGCCGCCACTACGCATAATTTCTCCCGGGCGTGTGTATCGAAACGATTACGATCAAACTCACACCCCGATGTTCCACCAGGTCGAAGGCTTGATGGTGGACAAAAATGTTAATTTTGCTGAGTTAAAGGGCATTTTGCACGATTTCTTGCGTAACTTTTTTGAGCAAGATCTACAGGTTCGTTTCAGACCCTCTTATTTTCCATTTACTGAGCCTTCGGCTGAAGTTGATGTGATGGGAGAAAACGGCAAATGGTTGGAAGTATTGGGCTGCGGAATGGTACACCCCAATGTATTAAAAGCCGTCAATATTGATCCGGAAGAGTACACCGGCTTTGCATTTGGTATGGGGGTTGAAAGGCTTACCATGTTGCGCTATGGCGTAACCGATTTGCGCGCGTTCTTCGAGAACGACTTACGCTTCCTGAAACAATTTAAGTAA
- a CDS encoding EAL and HDOD domain-containing protein: MDIYVARQAVLNNKKQTVAYELLFREGSANVYPANVESNTATSRLILNHHLNIGFSHITSGKKALINFCKDGILNRLPALVSPKDIIIEILEDAKPSEELLAACKELAEKGYKLALDDFTYNSQWDDYFQYVRLIKFDLTELSCDEIQQQLTILKSHKHLKFLAEKVETEQEFEQCRAMGFEFFQGYFFCKPEMMNAKDIGANYAVVVAILAEILRPQFSFDRLTEQFALDMALTYKLLKFINSSLFQLQEKVGSIKQALIYLGEAEARKFIALIATAHLAEQKPAELVRMSIIRARMCEVIVSRTKAGSNDAGFLLGLFSLIDIILNKSMEDIVMTLPLQDDIKEALLGYKNPLFHIMQLIKAYESGSWYNTQKFANVVQIEEKALPGIYQDAVSWSESYEATQEPDA; encoded by the coding sequence ATGGACATTTATGTAGCCCGACAGGCGGTACTCAACAACAAGAAACAAACCGTAGCTTATGAGCTGCTGTTTAGGGAAGGAAGTGCCAATGTGTATCCTGCCAATGTCGAATCCAATACGGCTACCTCTCGCTTGATCCTGAACCATCACTTAAATATTGGTTTCTCCCATATAACTTCGGGCAAGAAAGCCCTGATTAACTTTTGTAAAGATGGCATTTTGAATCGGCTACCAGCGCTGGTCTCACCAAAAGATATCATCATTGAAATATTGGAAGATGCCAAACCCAGCGAAGAATTGCTGGCTGCCTGCAAGGAACTCGCTGAAAAAGGCTACAAACTGGCCCTCGACGATTTTACTTATAATTCGCAGTGGGACGACTATTTTCAATATGTGCGCTTGATCAAGTTTGACTTAACAGAACTTAGTTGCGACGAGATACAACAACAACTCACAATTTTAAAATCTCACAAGCACCTCAAATTTTTAGCTGAAAAAGTAGAAACTGAACAAGAGTTTGAGCAGTGCCGGGCGATGGGGTTTGAATTCTTTCAGGGCTACTTTTTTTGTAAACCCGAGATGATGAATGCTAAAGACATTGGCGCCAATTATGCTGTGGTAGTTGCCATTTTAGCTGAGATTCTGCGACCTCAATTCAGCTTTGACAGGCTCACTGAGCAATTTGCGCTAGATATGGCACTCACTTATAAACTACTGAAATTTATTAATTCCAGTTTATTTCAACTGCAAGAAAAAGTTGGCTCCATCAAACAGGCCCTTATTTATTTAGGTGAAGCTGAAGCACGCAAATTCATTGCATTAATTGCCACAGCCCACCTGGCAGAACAAAAGCCTGCCGAGCTTGTGCGAATGTCGATAATTCGCGCCAGAATGTGCGAGGTTATCGTGTCACGTACCAAAGCAGGTAGTAACGATGCGGGTTTTTTATTGGGACTATTCTCACTAATAGACATCATCCTCAATAAATCCATGGAAGACATTGTAATGACATTACCTCTGCAGGATGACATAAAAGAGGCCCTGCTCGGCTATAAAAATCCCCTGTTCCACATCATGCAATTGATTAAAGCCTATGAAAGTGGCAGCTGGTATAACACCCAAAAATTCGCCAACGTAGTACAAATAGAGGAAAAAGCATTGCCCGGTATATATCAAGATGCCGTGAGCTGGTCAGAGAGTTACGAAGCCACCCAAGAGCCAGACGCATGA
- a CDS encoding PadR family transcriptional regulator: MSEQKYLGEFEQVILLAVMRLGTDAYGKTIRELLSEQLSRDVTVGALYATLERLEVKGMVSSTMGEPTKERGGRAKKYFKITAKGQQALKRSKDALTLMWQGLSLRGGIVGIGYGS; the protein is encoded by the coding sequence GTGAGTGAACAAAAATATCTCGGTGAATTTGAGCAAGTCATATTGTTAGCGGTGATGCGTTTGGGCACTGATGCCTATGGAAAGACAATTAGAGAGTTATTGTCGGAGCAACTGAGCCGCGATGTTACCGTAGGCGCGTTATACGCGACACTGGAACGACTCGAAGTTAAGGGCATGGTTTCATCCACTATGGGGGAGCCCACAAAAGAGCGGGGCGGACGCGCCAAGAAGTACTTCAAAATTACTGCCAAGGGACAACAAGCATTAAAGCGCAGTAAAGATGCGTTGACGCTTATGTGGCAAGGCTTGTCCTTGAGAGGCGGCATTGTGGGTATCGGCTATGGATCTTAA
- a CDS encoding DUF4785 domain-containing protein: MKKSQLTKITTVGLLSAFITMNSHAETQTAFKAKTLADITLPAPEQMETKRVEYVWPVVMQEAKLMSKQQQAYSDEYWQTITGEQINRGVPVYVSDEALIRLAPKARYSSGARQVSPGINLNQLSITQSDGRPAKLNLIAGQQEMQNAGFNDGSVAVKISNVSNKPLFIQSQNKLAADTEYLLHVKEKNSPYQLKLAMPSHFDGETSLTINASLHNQKLVPFSTEVKLLSPSGEELDAQLRDSQVVFNNPLTEFGARNGLYQLELHTAGNAGGKLVKRSVKLPFVNVAKTASLGEIQIDERVALDINVFDAGRYNVSATLQGIDRQGNLQRLQTADVAETLSHNKQLVLPFDLSKFSQFKNFSLVDVKLTDQSRLMTLEVHSAF; encoded by the coding sequence ATGAAAAAGAGTCAATTAACTAAAATAACCACTGTTGGTCTGTTGAGCGCTTTTATCACAATGAATAGCCACGCTGAAACCCAGACTGCATTTAAGGCAAAGACGCTTGCCGACATTACCTTGCCTGCGCCTGAACAAATGGAAACAAAGCGAGTGGAATACGTCTGGCCAGTGGTGATGCAAGAAGCAAAACTAATGTCAAAACAACAGCAAGCATACAGTGATGAATATTGGCAAACCATCACTGGCGAGCAAATTAATCGCGGCGTACCTGTATACGTTTCTGATGAAGCACTGATCAGATTAGCCCCAAAGGCCCGCTATAGCTCAGGGGCTCGCCAGGTATCTCCCGGCATCAATCTAAATCAGTTATCGATCACACAGTCGGATGGTAGGCCGGCCAAATTAAACCTGATAGCTGGTCAGCAAGAGATGCAAAACGCGGGTTTTAACGATGGCAGTGTGGCAGTTAAAATCAGTAATGTAAGCAACAAACCACTGTTTATTCAAAGCCAGAACAAACTGGCCGCTGATACCGAATATCTGCTGCACGTCAAAGAGAAAAACAGTCCGTACCAGCTGAAGCTGGCTATGCCTTCACATTTTGACGGCGAAACAAGTTTGACTATCAACGCCTCTTTGCACAACCAAAAGCTGGTTCCTTTTAGCACCGAAGTAAAGCTGCTATCGCCCTCTGGCGAGGAATTAGATGCCCAACTGAGAGATAGCCAGGTGGTATTCAACAATCCCCTCACTGAATTTGGCGCAAGGAATGGACTGTATCAGTTGGAGCTTCACACTGCAGGTAATGCAGGTGGTAAGTTGGTTAAACGCTCTGTGAAACTACCCTTTGTTAACGTTGCAAAAACCGCCAGCTTAGGTGAAATTCAAATTGATGAACGAGTAGCGCTCGATATCAATGTGTTTGATGCGGGCAGATATAACGTTAGTGCAACCTTGCAAGGAATTGATCGCCAAGGCAACCTGCAACGCTTGCAAACCGCGGATGTCGCCGAGACTTTGTCTCACAACAAGCAATTGGTTTTACCTTTTGATTTGAGCAAATTCAGTCAATTCAAAAACTTTTCATTGGTGGATGTTAAACTCACTGATCAAAGTCGATTGATGACACTTGAGGTTCATTCGGCTTTTTAA
- a CDS encoding DUF2789 family protein has product MLNTTPTLKDLFSQLGLDSSDEGMDYFIYQNNGLPEEVHIEDAEFWTDSQRAFIKSELEDDAEWCELIDQLNAMLH; this is encoded by the coding sequence ATGCTTAACACGACTCCCACCTTAAAAGATTTATTTTCTCAATTGGGGCTGGACTCCAGTGACGAAGGAATGGACTACTTTATCTACCAAAACAATGGTTTGCCGGAAGAAGTACATATCGAGGATGCAGAATTCTGGACGGACTCCCAAAGGGCTTTTATCAAGTCCGAATTGGAAGACGATGCTGAGTGGTGTGAGCTGATTGATCAACTCAACGCCATGTTGCACTGA
- a CDS encoding aldo/keto reductase: protein MPAIGMGTWITFNVGGSVALRNARTEVLRAFFEAGGTFIDSSPMYGSSEEVIGYALGKTGSEQTFTATKTWTGSTTEARQQLSDSQRLWGRNQFDLLQVHNLVGWREHLPWFKELKHAGIIRYVGVTTSHGRRHDEIEQILKTQSLDFVQLTYNLIDTDAQRRLIPLARDKGIAVICNRPFRGGGLTKHTERKKVPNWADELQCQTWPQLMLKFIISMPGVTVAIPATSQVAHMKENMQAMYGVLPDEKQRNEIRQAFSNL from the coding sequence ATGCCGGCTATTGGTATGGGCACCTGGATCACGTTTAATGTGGGTGGCAGCGTGGCACTGAGAAACGCCCGGACAGAAGTATTACGCGCTTTTTTTGAAGCGGGTGGCACATTCATCGATTCTTCACCTATGTATGGCTCATCAGAGGAAGTAATTGGCTATGCACTGGGTAAAACCGGGTCTGAACAAACCTTTACCGCAACTAAGACTTGGACGGGCTCAACCACAGAAGCCAGGCAACAGCTGTCAGATTCACAGCGTTTATGGGGTAGAAACCAGTTTGACTTGCTTCAGGTGCATAACCTGGTGGGGTGGCGGGAGCATCTGCCTTGGTTTAAAGAGTTAAAACATGCGGGGATTATTCGTTATGTTGGTGTCACCACCTCTCATGGTCGTCGTCATGATGAAATCGAACAGATTTTAAAAACACAATCGTTGGATTTTGTTCAGCTCACCTACAATCTCATTGATACAGACGCACAGCGGCGTTTAATTCCTCTTGCTCGTGATAAAGGGATCGCGGTGATTTGCAACAGGCCGTTTCGGGGTGGGGGTCTGACAAAGCACACTGAAAGGAAAAAGGTACCCAACTGGGCTGACGAGCTACAGTGCCAAACCTGGCCGCAACTCATGCTTAAATTCATCATCTCCATGCCTGGTGTGACGGTTGCCATCCCTGCCACCAGTCAAGTGGCCCACATGAAGGAAAACATGCAGGCTATGTATGGTGTTTTGCCGGATGAAAAGCAAAGAAATGAAATAAGACAAGCCTTTAGTAATCTTTAG
- a CDS encoding substrate-binding periplasmic protein: MFPVYSDTAVQPLKVGVIDVTFKPYHMVDDGHASGPDIDVIRAVLKRIGVDFTVLLLPQKRATEYLFNGRIDIGVLFKMPRYAPYVVFGEQPLHASTYRLAVRRDSEFHFDSIEDLYGQGQIGVVYGNSIGQAFDSAVLSGDIIPVQVSEIKQLTDLLLLGRVQAVAANQRIFYYYLSQSEQSDSVKFLPKPLSDKRFFHMAISRRVKGIESEVLAAELDKALSEMLNSGELAKIYQSYGLSMHYYDPDWSSASNQQ; encoded by the coding sequence GTGTTTCCTGTTTATTCTGATACAGCAGTTCAGCCACTTAAAGTCGGTGTTATCGATGTTACCTTTAAACCCTATCACATGGTTGATGATGGCCATGCCAGTGGCCCTGATATAGATGTTATTCGCGCTGTACTAAAGCGCATAGGTGTAGACTTTACCGTTTTGTTATTGCCCCAGAAGCGCGCTACTGAATACTTATTTAACGGACGTATCGATATTGGTGTATTGTTTAAGATGCCGCGCTATGCACCTTATGTGGTGTTTGGCGAACAGCCTTTACACGCATCGACATATCGGCTGGCGGTGCGCCGTGATAGTGAATTTCACTTTGATTCGATCGAAGATTTATACGGTCAAGGGCAAATTGGGGTGGTCTATGGCAACTCCATCGGACAAGCGTTTGATAGTGCCGTTTTATCCGGCGATATCATACCTGTGCAGGTGAGTGAAATAAAGCAGTTAACCGACTTATTGCTGCTTGGACGCGTTCAGGCCGTCGCGGCCAATCAACGTATATTTTACTATTACCTGAGTCAATCAGAGCAGTCAGATAGTGTTAAGTTTCTACCAAAACCACTCAGTGACAAACGTTTTTTCCATATGGCGATTTCTCGCCGAGTGAAGGGCATAGAGTCCGAAGTCTTGGCTGCTGAATTGGATAAAGCATTAAGCGAAATGCTCAACAGCGGCGAACTGGCAAAAATTTACCAGTCCTATGGTTTATCAATGCATTACTACGATCCCGACTGGAGTTCTGCCTCTAACCAACAATAA